From one Amaranthus tricolor cultivar Red isolate AtriRed21 chromosome 17, ASM2621246v1, whole genome shotgun sequence genomic stretch:
- the LOC130804020 gene encoding ubiquitin-activating enzyme E1 1-like: MLPAKRTAGGEADDDKLVEVSAVNINLKKPSFTSATVSTLSGNDDGKRRSRSGESYLSRMGLSGVNTDNNSNDINEDLHSHELAVYGSETMRRLSASNVLVSGLQGLGVEIAKNLILTGVKSVTLHDEGVVELWDLSSNFVFSKEDVGINRTRISFKKLQELNNNVVVSSLTTELTKEKLSEFQVVVFTNIILDKAVEYDEYCHNHQPPIAFIKCEVCGLFGSVFCDFGPEFTVVDVDDNDPHTGIVSSISNDNPALVTCVDDGMLEFEDGDLVIFSEVCGMAELNDGKPRMVKNPRPFSFTLDEDTTNFGRYEKGGIVTQVKQPKVLHFKPLREALKDPGDFLLSDFSKINHQSNLHLAFQGLDKFISTFRRFPVAGSEGDAQMLISYVHEINDKKVISFVDGGVKDIDENLLRQFAFGSKAVLNPMAAMFGGIVGQEVIKACSGKFHPLFQFFYFDSLESLPAESLDLSDLKPLNSCYDAQISVFGAKLQKKLEDSKVFVVGSGAMGCEYLKNLALMGVSCGVEGKLTITDDEVIKTSNLSSQFLFRNWNIGTSKSVVAAAAAAAMNPHLHIEALQNCVNLETVNVFDDSFWENLNVVINTLDNVDARLHIDKKCVYFQKPLLESGTHGAKCNTQMVIPHLTESYGFSRDPPKKQAPMCTIDSFPHDIDHCFTWARSEFEGLFEKAPAEVNAFLNNPGEYASSMRKAGDAQARVTLEHVIERLDKGRCDTFQDCIMWARLSFEEYFSNRIKQLTFTFPEDAVTSKEVIFWSAPKRFPRPLQFSVEDAGHLRFVVAAAKLLAENYGIPVPDWITFPQTLADAINKVIVPDFIPKKDSKYDKDEEATSVSSDLTDDGVVIEQLIERLENCRGQLPSSFRMNPVPFEKDDDNHIDMIAGLANMRARNYRIPEVDNLKVKFIAGSIIPNIVTSTAMVTGLVCLELYKVLDGGHKVEDYRNTFANLALPLFTMAQPVPPEVIKHKDMSWTFWDRWILKDNPTLIELLDWLQNKGLRVFNISYENNMLYNFLIPKHKKRMDRRLVNIVKHVTKTKLPNRKHFDVSIVCEDEDGNDVDIPKVSVYFK; encoded by the exons ATGCTTCCTGCTAAGAGAACGGCGGGAGGAGAGGCTGACGACGACAAACTTGTGGAAGTCAGTGCCGTCAACATTAATCTCAAGAAGCCTTCGTTTACTTCTGCTACTGTTTCGACTCTCTCTGGTAACGATGACGGAAAAAGACGATCAAGAAGCGGTGAATCTTACTTATCGAGAATGGGACTCAGTGGCGTAAATACTGACAACAATTCTAATGACATTAACGAGGATTTACACAGCCATGAACTCGCCGTTTATGGCAGTGAGACGATGAGACGTCTTTCCGCTTCCAATGTTCTCGTCTCTGGTTTGCAAGGCCTTGGTGTTGAAATTG CGAAAAATCTTATCCTTACTGGTGTCAAGTCTGTGACATTGCATGATGAAGGAGTTGTGGAATTGTGGGATCTATCTAGCAATTTTGTATTTTCAAAGGAAGATGTCGGAATAAATCGCACCCGTATTTCTTTTAAGAAATTGCAAGAACTTAACAACAATGTTGTTGTTTCCTCTTTAACAACCGAATTAACCAAGGAAAAGTTGTCTGAATTTCAG GTTGTGGTGTTTACTAATATCATTTTAGACAAAGCCGTTGAATATGATGAATATTGCCATAATCATCAGCCTCCTATTGCTTTTATCAAGTGCGAAGTATGTGGCCTCTTTGGCAGTGTCTTCTGTGATTTTGGACCTGAGTTTACTGTAGTTGATGTGGATGATAATGATCCCCACACAGGCATAGTTTCATCAATTAGCAATGACAATCCTGCTCTTGTTACTTGTGTGGATGATGGGATGCTTGAATTTGAAGATGGGGATCTGGTTATATTCTCAGAAGTCTGTGGGATGGCTGAATTGAATGATGGAAAGCCAAGAATGGTCAAGAATCCTCGTCCCTTTTCATTCACTCTTGATGAAGATACCACAAATTTTGGGCGATATGAGAAGGGTGGTATTGTGACACAGGTGAAGCAGCCAAAAGTGTTGCATTTTAAACCGCTAAGGGAAGCTCTTAAGGATCCTGGTGATTTTTTGCTTAGTGACTTCTCCAAGATCAATCACCAATCTAATCTTCATCTGGCATTTCAAGGATTGGACAAGTTTATTTCTACATTTAGACGGTTTCCTGTTGCTGGATCTGAGGGGGATGCTCAGATGCTTATATCTTATGTTCATGAAATTAATGATAAGAAggttatttcttttgttgatggTGGGGTTAAAGATATTGACGAGAACTTACTTCGACAGTTTGCTTTTGGTTCAAAGGCTGTTTTGAATCCCATGGCTGCTATGTTTGGTGGCATTGTTGGACAAGAAGTTATAAAGGCCTGCTCTGGGAAGTTCCATCCACTCTTTCAG tttTTCTACTTCGACTCATTGGAATCCCTTCCCGCAGAGTCCCTGGATCTGAGTGATTTGAAGCCCTTAAACAGTTGCTATGATGCACAAATATCTGTTTTTGGAGCCAAGCTCCAGAAAAAGCTTGAGGATTCTAAGGTGTTTGTTGTTGGTTCCGGTGCAATGGGTTGCGAGTATCTGAAAAATCTGGCCTTGATGGGTGTCTCTTGTGGCGTCGAAGGTAAATTGACAATTACAGATGATGAAGTGATAAAAACGAGCAACCTGAGCAGCCAATTTCTTTTCCGTAATTGGAACATTGGGACGTCAAAATCtgttgttgctgctgctgcAGCAGCTGCAATGAATCCGCATCTTCATATTGAAGCTCTTCAAAATTGTGTGAACCTAGAGACTGTGAATGTTTTTGATGACTCGTTTTGGGAGAATCTAAATGTGGTTATAAACACACTAGATAATGTTGATGCCAGACTTCACATTGATAAGAAGTGCGTCTATTTTCAGAAACCTCTTCTAGAGTCAGGCACCCATGGTGCCAAGTGCAATACACAGATGGTTATTCCTCATCTAACAGAAAGCTATGGTTTTTCACGTGACCCCCCTAAGAAACAAGCACCTATGTGCACTATCGATTCTTTCCCCCATGACATTGATCATTGCTTTACGTGGGCACGGTCTGAGTTTGAAGGTCTCTTTGAGAAGGCACCTGCTGAAGTTAATGCCTTCCTGAACAACCCTGGTGAATATGCATCTTCCATGAGGAAAGCTGGTGATGCTCAGGCCAGGGTTACCCTAGAGCATGTGATTGAACGCCTTGACAAAGGAAGATGTGATACCTTCCAGGACTGTATTATGTGGGCACGTTTGAG TTTTGAAGAATATTTCTCCAACCGCATAAAGCAGTTGACGTTTACATTCCCCGAGGATGCTGTGACAAGTAAAGAAGTCATATTCTGGTCTGCGCCAAAACGTTTTCCCCGACCGTTGCAGTTCTCTGTTGAGGATGCTGGCCATCTTCGCTTTGTTGTAGCAGCAGCTAAGTTGCTTGCAGAGAATTATGGTATTCCAGTACCTGACTGGATCACATTTCCTCAAACATTAGCAGATGCCATCAATAAAGTGATTGTTCCTGATTTCATCCCAAAGAAGGATTCAAAATATGATAAAGATGAGGAAGCCACAAGTGTCTCTAGTGATTTAACGGATGACGGTGTAGTTATTGAACAATTGATTGAGAGATTAGAGAACTGCAGAGGCCAACTGCCTTCTAGCTTTAGGATGAACCCAGTACCGTTTGAGAAG GATGATGATAATCACATAGACATGATTGCTGGACTTGCTAACATGAGGGCTAGGAACTATAGAATTCCTGAAGTAGACAACCTCAAGGTAAAGTTCATTGCTGGGAGTATCATCCCTAATATTGTGACATCCACCGCCATGGTCACTGGCCTTGTTTGTCTTGAGCTCTACAAAGTTTTGGATGGAGGCCACAAGGTGGAGGACTATCGCAACACATTTGCCAACCTTGCACTCCCTCTCTTTACAATGGCTCAACCAGTACCTCCCGAGGTGATCAAGCATAAGGACATGAGCTGGACATTTTGGGATCGATGGATTCTGAAAGACAATCCAACATTGATAGAGCTTCTCGACTGGCTCCAGAACAAGGGGTTACGTGTATTCAATATCTCATATGAAAATAACATGCTGTATAATTTCTTGATcccaaaacataaaaaaagaatGGACCGAAGGCTTGTGAATATTGTCAAACATGTCACCAAAACTAAGCTGCCAAATCGTAAGCATTTTGATGTGTCGAttgtttgtgaagatgaagacgGCAATGATGTAGATATTCCCAAGGTTTCGGTATACTTCAAGTAG